In one window of Macadamia integrifolia cultivar HAES 741 chromosome 2, SCU_Mint_v3, whole genome shotgun sequence DNA:
- the LOC122072074 gene encoding mitochondrial import inner membrane translocase subunit TIM17-2-like: MGTPETSREPCPDRILDDIGGAFGMGAVGGSAFHFLKGIYNSPKGERLIGGSQAVRMNAPRVGGSFAVWGGLFSAFDCTMVYVRQKEDPWNSIFAGAATGGFLQMRQGLGAASRSALFGGVLLALIEGAGIMLNRVLSAPQNLPPMEESFPNMAGAPGFPMGQLPNTAPTSFETPTESSSSPSWFGGLFGGGKKQESGSTSGGAGGGKSEILESFDTPSTPIPSFEFK; encoded by the coding sequence ATGGGAACTCCGGAGACCTCGCGTGAGCCCTGCCCGGATCGAATCCTGGACGACATCGGCGGTGCCTTCGGCATGGGCGCCGTCGGTGGCTCAGCCTTCCATTTCTTGAAAGGTATCTACAACTCTCCTAAGGGTGAGCGTTTGATCGGTGGCTCTCAGGCGGTGCGGATGAATGCTCCTCGCGTCGGTGGAAGCTTTGCGGTATGGGGTGGTCTGTTCTCCGCTTTTGACTGTACCATGGTCTACGTCCGCCAGAAGGAAGATCCATGGAACTCCATCTTCGCTGGAGCCGCCACCGGTGGTTTCCTCCAGATGCGTCAAGGGCTTGGTGCGGCATCGAGGTCGGCTTTGTTTGGTGGGGTATTACTCGCTTTGATTGAAGGAGCTGGGATCATGCTCAACAGGGTTCTTAGTGCTCCTCAGAATTTACCCCCGATGGAGGAGTCTTTTCCCAATATGGCGGGTGCCCCTGGATTTCCTATGGGTCAGTTGCCAAATACGGCTCCGACGTCTTTTGAGACTCCTACCGAGTCGTCGTCTTCTCCTTCATGGTTCGGAGGGTTATTCGGTGGCGGCAAGAAGCAGGAGTCTGGGTCAACCAGTGGTGGTGCTGGTGGAGGCAAGTCAGAAATTTTGGAGAGCTTTGACACGCCGAGCACGCCGATCCCTTCATTTGAATTCAAGTGA